From Petrotoga sibirica DSM 13575:
GCTAAACCAAAGGGTTCATAAAAAGAAGGCAAAACAAAGACCGATTTCAATTTTGAAAAAAATTTGTAAGCTGTAGCTAACGCTTTTTGAGACTTTAAATCAAAAAAATATACCTTATCTTTTATATCTGCTTTTTCAATTTCTTCCAAAATCGGGGATAAAATAGATCTTTCTTTTTCCGACAATTTGTGTATATCAGTGAAAGGATCAGGAATGCCTCTTAAAAATATACCTAGATTTGCGGTATCTTGAAGAACCTTTGAATTTGCGTAAGCTTTCACAACAGAAAGGTGGTTCTTTTTAACATCTAAACGGCTGGAAAGGATGATAAAAGGTTTTTGCTGCTTGTTTAATTTTTTTTCAATTTGAGCAACAGTCTCTTGATCGAGATCAGTCAAATCATCGTTAAATATCTCAGTGTTAACTCCTGGAGGAATCACTTTGTATTTACGGTCGTTTTCAACTTCAGAAACATCGGCATACAAAGGATGAGAATACTGCTCGTATCTTTCCATTGAGGTAGAGACAATAATTTTCGAAGCATACTTCATGGACAACCTTTCAGCCATTATTCTTTGCGAAAAATGATACTCTTTATCGAGATCTTCGAAATTCTCATGAAAAACGTTCAATTTATCCATTTTTTGGGCACCTAAAGAATGCCCCGTAAACGAAAAATTCAAACCCAACTTTGATTTTAAAAGAACTCCAGAATAACCTCCATCTGCGTAATGAGTGGTTATGAAATCTATCTTTTGGTCTTTATAAAATGAAATAATATTATCAACGTATTCATTTAAATAAGGCCATAATTGTTCTTTATTTAAAAATTTTTC
This genomic window contains:
- a CDS encoding glycosyltransferase, encoding MKVLFLNPQGNFDKNDSHLTEHPDFGGQLIYVKEVSKELANFNVSVDIVTRQIIDPDWPEFSKKLDYFDTNKNPTIVRIPFGGEKFLNKEQLWPYLNEYVDNIISFYKDQKIDFITTHYADGGYSGVLLKSKLGLNFSFTGHSLGAQKMDKLNVFHENFEDLDKEYHFSQRIMAERLSMKYASKIIVSTSMERYEQYSHPLYADVSEVENDRKYKVIPPGVNTEIFNDDLTDLDQETVAQIEKKLNKQQKPFIILSSRLDVKKNHLSVVKAYANSKVLQDTANLGIFLRGIPDPFTDIHKLSEKERSILSPILEEIEKADIKDKVYFFDLKSQKALATAYKFFSKLKSVFVLPSFYEPFGLAPIEAGACGLAIVATKNGGPSEIFSDGSGVLIDPEDTEDILDGLIKGLNNYDYYSKKVKKRVLENYTWKSTARGYLEVIEEGIKLPKESIEKVPSLDAKEIIIDYLRNKKN